In Oryza sativa Japonica Group chromosome 2, ASM3414082v1, the following are encoded in one genomic region:
- the LOC107275634 gene encoding protein neprosin → MKGNNIFRVALLSYIILTIGGKELKSTNSGENTGLTFTNQQVNKTVQTEDGDIYDCVDVNQQPTFKHPLFKDHEIQMEPSSSPIRLDIKSPLVAAVSHAQLSTIDCPIGTIPILRNNKLDTTMVQGISTLASNDLQQLVAGIKYWDEIYGSQASINVYEPKVKQDSNDLSASWIQIGSVPKVGKGVGIGAGSCVYPSFSGDSFARFHISWDNEELKKNCIDHNCPGFVQVSRSVGLGGRVHPISVYNGPQYVIDVLIFKDPKTKNWWLAYGSNNTPIGYWPSSQFSSMKDKCNFAFWGGYVQGPTASSDPPQIGSGHFASEGFGKAAFVRNIQAIEDENNKLVTPSIRSAHPRDDNPKLYTYDDYGLNDDSMHVYYGGPGKYS, encoded by the exons ATGAAAGGAAACAATATTTTCCGAGTGGCCCTTTTGTCATATATTATTCTCACTATCGGAGGAAAGGAGCTCAAATCCACAAATAGTGGAGAAAACACAGGTCTAACATTCACAAATCAACAAGTTAATAAGACTGTTCAG ACAGAAGATGGTGATATATACGATTGTGTTGACGTCAATCAACAGCCAACCTTTAAACACCCGCTGTTCAAAGACCATGAAATTCAG ATGGAACCAAGCTCTTCCCCCATAAGGTTGGATATCAAATCGCCACTGGTAGCTGCAGTCTCACATGCACAGTTGTCTACCATCGACTGCCCCATAGGAACAATTCCAATTCTGCGTAACAACAAACTGGACACCACGATGGTGCAAGGTATCAGCACGTTGGCTAGCAATGATTTACAACAACTG GTAGCAGGAATCAAATATTGGGATGAGATATACGGATCACAGGCGTCAATAAATGTCTATGAACCAAAAGTGAAGCAAGATAGCAATGATCTTAGTGCATCATGGATACAAATTGGTAGTGTGCCAAAGGTAGGCAAAGGAGTTGGGATAGGTGCTGGGTCATGTGTTTATCCAAGCTTCAGTGGCGACAGCTTTGCTAGGTTCCATATTTCTTGG GATAATgaagaattgaaaaaaaattgtattgaTCATAATTGTCCTGGTTTCGTGCAAGTTAGTCGCAGTGTTGGTCTTGGAGGAAGAGTACATCCTATCTCCGTCTATAATGGACCACAATATGTAATAGATGTTCTTATTTTTAAG gATCCAAAGACTAAGAATTGGTGGCTAGCATATGGTTCAAATAATACACCTATTGGATATTGGCCGAGTTCACAATTTTCATCCATGAAGGACAAATGTAATTTTGCATTTTGGGGTGGATATGTTCAAGGTCCAACAGCTTCTTCGGACCCACCACAAATTGGTAGTGGGCACTTCGCTTCTGAAGGATTTGGCAAAGCAGCTTTTGTTAGGAATATTCAAGCTATTGAAGATGAGAACAACAAGCTGGTTACCCCAAGCATCCGTAGTGCCCATCCTCGAGACGACAATCCAAAATTATACACCTATGATGACTATGGACTTAATGATGATAGTATGCATGTATACTACGGTGGACCGGGCAAATATAGCTAA